A portion of the Mycobacterium paraseoulense genome contains these proteins:
- a CDS encoding 3-oxoacyl-ACP reductase, translating into MAPKVSSDLFSQIVNSGPGSFLAKQLGVPQPETLRRYRPGDPPLAGSLLIGGEGRVVEPLRAALAKDYDLVGNNLGGRWADQFGGLVFDATGITTPEGLRGLYEFFTPLLRNLGHSARVVVIGTTPDAAASPHERIAQRALEGFTRSLGKEVRNGTTVALVYVSPDAKPAATGVESTMRFILSAKSAYVDGQVFYIGEADSTPPADWERPLDGKVAIVTGAARGIGATIAEVFARDGARVVAIDVESAAETLAETAGRVGGTPLWLDVTAEDAVDTITEHLREHHGGRADVLVNNAGITRDKLLANMDDARWDAVLAVNLLAPLRLTEGLVGNGTIGEGGRVIGLSSMAGIAGNRGQTNYATTKAGMIGLTQALAPELYGKGITINAVAPGFIETQMTAAIPLATREVGRRLNSLLQGGQPVDVAETIAYFANPASNAVTGNVIRVCGQAMLGA; encoded by the coding sequence GTGGCTCCCAAGGTCTCGTCGGATCTGTTCAGTCAGATCGTCAACTCCGGTCCTGGATCGTTTCTCGCCAAGCAACTCGGCGTCCCGCAGCCCGAGACTCTGCGCCGCTACCGGCCCGGCGATCCGCCGCTGGCCGGCTCCCTGCTGATCGGCGGTGAGGGCCGGGTGGTCGAGCCGCTGCGCGCCGCGCTGGCCAAGGACTACGACCTGGTCGGCAACAACCTGGGCGGCCGCTGGGCCGACCAGTTCGGCGGCCTGGTCTTCGACGCCACCGGCATCACGACGCCGGAGGGGCTCAGGGGGTTGTACGAGTTCTTCACGCCGCTGCTGCGCAACCTGGGCCACTCCGCCCGCGTCGTGGTGATCGGCACCACGCCCGACGCCGCCGCCAGCCCGCACGAACGGATCGCGCAGCGTGCGTTGGAAGGGTTCACCCGCTCGCTGGGCAAGGAGGTGCGCAACGGCACCACGGTGGCGCTGGTGTACGTCTCCCCCGACGCCAAACCCGCTGCGACGGGCGTGGAATCGACCATGCGGTTCATCCTGTCGGCCAAGTCCGCCTACGTGGACGGCCAGGTGTTCTACATCGGGGAGGCCGACTCCACGCCCCCCGCCGACTGGGAGCGGCCGCTGGACGGCAAGGTCGCCATCGTGACCGGCGCGGCCCGCGGGATCGGCGCGACGATCGCCGAGGTGTTCGCCCGCGACGGCGCCCGCGTCGTCGCCATCGACGTCGAGTCGGCCGCCGAGACGCTGGCCGAAACGGCCGGCCGGGTCGGGGGCACCCCGTTGTGGCTCGACGTCACCGCCGAGGACGCGGTGGACACGATCACCGAGCACCTGCGCGAACACCACGGCGGACGCGCCGACGTGCTGGTCAACAACGCCGGCATCACCCGCGACAAGTTGCTGGCCAACATGGACGACGCCCGCTGGGACGCCGTCCTGGCCGTCAATCTCCTCGCCCCCCTGCGGCTTACCGAAGGGCTGGTGGGCAACGGCACCATCGGCGAGGGGGGCCGGGTGATCGGGCTTTCCTCGATGGCCGGCATCGCGGGCAACCGCGGGCAGACCAACTACGCCACCACCAAGGCCGGGATGATCGGCCTCACCCAGGCGCTGGCGCCGGAGCTGTACGGCAAGGGCATCACGATCAACGCCGTCGCGCCGGGCTTTATCGAAACCCAGATGACGGCCGCCATCCCGCTTGCCACCCGCGAGGTGGGCCGACGGCTGAACTCGCTGCTGCAGGGCGGCCAGCCCGTCGATGTCGCGGAGACCATCGCCTACTTCGCCAACCCGGCGTCAAACGCTGTGACGGGCAACGTCATTCGCGTCTGCGGCCAGGCCATGCTGGGCGCATAG
- a CDS encoding acetyl-CoA C-acetyltransferase codes for MAPASSEASNQRSSQRRRVAVLGGNRIPFARSDGAYAEASNQDMFTAALGGLVDRFGLAGERLGVVVGGAVLKHSRDFNLTRECVLGSELSSYTPAFDLQQACGTGLQAAIAAADGIASGRYEAAAAGGVDTTSDPPIGLGDNLRRTLLKLRRSKSNVQRLRLVGTLPAALGIEIPVNSEPRTGLSMGEHQAITAKEMGIKRVDQDELAAASHRNMAAAYDRGFFDDLVTPFLGLYRDDNLRPDSSAEKLAKLKPVFGVKAGDATMTAGNSTPLTDGASVALLASEEWAAAHSLSPLAFLVDSETAAVDYVNGRDGLLMAPTYAVPRLLARNGLSLQDFDFYEIHEAFASVVLAHLQAWESEDYCKERLGLDAALGSIDRSKLNVNGSSLAAGHPFAATGGRILAQAAKQLAQKKAERKAGAGKPLRALVSICAAGGQGVAAILEA; via the coding sequence GTGGCCCCTGCAAGTTCCGAGGCAAGCAACCAGCGCAGTTCGCAGCGGCGACGGGTCGCCGTGCTGGGCGGCAATCGCATCCCGTTCGCCCGCTCCGACGGCGCCTACGCCGAGGCATCCAACCAGGACATGTTCACCGCCGCGCTGGGCGGCCTGGTGGACCGCTTCGGACTGGCCGGCGAACGGCTGGGCGTGGTGGTCGGCGGCGCGGTGCTCAAGCACAGCCGCGACTTCAACCTGACCCGCGAATGCGTGCTGGGCTCCGAGCTGTCGTCGTACACGCCGGCGTTCGACCTGCAACAGGCCTGCGGCACCGGCCTGCAGGCGGCGATCGCCGCGGCCGACGGCATCGCTTCCGGGCGGTACGAGGCGGCCGCGGCCGGCGGCGTGGACACCACCTCCGACCCGCCGATCGGCCTGGGCGACAACCTGCGCCGGACCCTGCTCAAGCTGCGCCGGTCCAAGTCCAACGTCCAGCGACTGCGGCTGGTGGGCACTCTGCCGGCCGCCCTGGGTATCGAGATCCCGGTCAACAGCGAGCCGCGCACGGGGCTGTCCATGGGCGAGCACCAGGCGATCACCGCCAAGGAGATGGGCATCAAACGCGTCGACCAGGACGAGCTCGCCGCGGCCAGCCACCGCAACATGGCGGCCGCCTACGACCGGGGCTTCTTCGACGACCTGGTCACCCCGTTCCTCGGGCTCTACCGTGACGACAACCTGCGCCCGGATTCGTCGGCGGAGAAGCTGGCGAAGCTCAAGCCCGTGTTCGGTGTGAAGGCCGGCGACGCGACGATGACGGCAGGCAACTCGACCCCGCTGACCGACGGGGCGTCGGTCGCGCTGCTGGCCAGCGAGGAGTGGGCGGCCGCCCACTCGCTGTCGCCGCTGGCCTTCCTGGTGGACTCCGAAACCGCCGCGGTCGACTACGTCAACGGCCGGGACGGCCTGCTGATGGCGCCCACCTACGCGGTGCCGCGGCTGCTGGCCCGCAACGGCCTGAGCCTGCAGGACTTCGACTTCTACGAGATCCACGAGGCCTTCGCCTCGGTGGTGCTGGCGCACCTGCAGGCGTGGGAGTCGGAGGACTACTGCAAGGAGCGGCTCGGCCTCGACGCCGCGCTCGGCTCGATCGACCGGTCCAAGCTCAACGTCAACGGCTCGTCGTTGGCCGCCGGCCACCCCTTCGCCGCCACCGGGGGGCGGATCCTGGCCCAGGCGGCCAAGCAGCTCGCGCAGAAGAAGGCGGAGCGCAAGGCCGGCGCGGGCAAGCCGCTGCGTGCGCTGGTTTCCATCTGCGCCGCCGGCGGCCAGGGCGTGGCGGCGATCCTCGAGGCCTGA